Proteins encoded within one genomic window of Tidjanibacter massiliensis:
- the dcm gene encoding DNA (cytosine-5-)-methyltransferase, producing MARVKYEMIDPDLASAMLSEAKSTYGLKTYISLFSSAGVGCYGFKEEGFYCIATVELLERRLKIQSFNHKCVYQSGYICGDMTLQETKDKVFKELALWKRGYNITDLDVLIATPPCQGMSVANHKKKDELKRNSLVVESIKMTMQIKPKFFIYENVRAFLNSVCTDIDGQDKTIKNAIDKNLSGDYNISYQVLNFKDYGNPSSRTRTLVIGVRKDMKEITPFDLYPDRQPERTLRQVIGHLPSLKKMGEISADDIYHNFRKYSPHMEAWIADIKEGQSAFDNTDISKIPHTIKNGIVVYNAQKNGDKYTRQCWDKVAPCIHTRNDIMASQNTVHPTDNRVFSIRELMLMMSVPSSFVWTDIPFKELNAFSEKQKHDFLKKEEMNIRQNLGEAVPTIIFQQIAHKIRAALCKPTMSEQDIKSLIEVKSLTTPSCLLEYIKTADHRSFADLSKIAELANAQREDNAAYYTRQDICFSIVKNLPDAKNYSELNILEPSVGVGNFLPTLIQKYSSVPAINIDVVDIDAVSIEILKELVDKINIPANVHINYINADFLLYEFDKRYDIVVGNPPYKKLTKEKELLSKYKSNIYNKDTNNIFSFFIEKAMKIGNVVSLIVPKSLINAPEFNLTRSLMKEKRVTHIIDFGEKGFKGVKIETICFILDTQKKPSNTIVESYITNTVLEHKQEYLMDDKFPYWIIYRNNEFDEVADKMDFNVFKAYRDRVITKSITKSNGKIRVLKSRNIGNNEIINIPEYDSYIDDVTGLDVAKYLNQSNCILLPNLTYNPRACFLPKGCIADGSVAILTLVNDADSVSKADLAFYATDSFTRFYAIARNLGTRSLNIDNNSVFFFGKLKSQQV from the coding sequence ATGGCTAGAGTAAAATATGAAATGATTGATCCTGATTTAGCTTCTGCTATGTTGTCTGAGGCTAAATCAACTTATGGTCTTAAAACTTACATCAGTTTGTTTAGCAGTGCTGGTGTTGGGTGTTATGGTTTTAAAGAAGAGGGATTTTACTGCATAGCAACTGTCGAGTTGTTGGAGCGAAGATTAAAAATACAGTCGTTTAATCACAAGTGTGTATATCAGAGCGGTTATATCTGTGGAGATATGACGTTGCAAGAGACTAAAGATAAGGTTTTTAAAGAACTTGCCCTTTGGAAAAGAGGATATAATATTACTGATCTTGATGTTCTCATTGCGACCCCACCATGTCAAGGAATGTCCGTTGCAAATCATAAAAAGAAAGATGAGCTAAAGCGAAATTCTTTAGTTGTTGAATCAATCAAAATGACGATGCAAATTAAGCCGAAATTCTTTATTTATGAGAATGTTCGTGCTTTCTTGAACTCTGTATGTACCGACATTGATGGTCAAGATAAAACCATAAAAAATGCCATAGACAAAAATCTTTCAGGAGACTATAACATATCATATCAAGTCCTGAACTTTAAAGATTACGGAAATCCGTCTAGCCGTACTCGTACACTCGTTATTGGCGTAAGAAAAGATATGAAAGAAATTACGCCTTTTGATTTATATCCAGACAGGCAACCAGAAAGGACATTGCGCCAAGTTATAGGTCACCTTCCGTCCTTGAAAAAAATGGGAGAAATATCTGCTGATGATATTTATCATAATTTCAGAAAGTATTCACCTCATATGGAGGCGTGGATTGCGGATATTAAGGAGGGACAATCAGCATTTGATAATACTGACATATCAAAAATTCCACATACTATTAAAAATGGGATTGTGGTATATAATGCTCAAAAAAATGGTGACAAATATACTCGTCAGTGTTGGGATAAGGTTGCTCCTTGCATTCATACTCGAAATGATATTATGGCAAGCCAAAACACAGTACATCCTACCGACAACAGAGTTTTTAGTATCCGTGAATTGATGCTGATGATGTCTGTTCCCTCCTCTTTTGTATGGACTGATATCCCATTTAAGGAGTTGAACGCTTTTTCAGAAAAGCAGAAGCATGATTTTCTGAAAAAAGAAGAAATGAATATTAGACAAAATCTAGGGGAAGCGGTTCCAACTATTATTTTTCAGCAGATTGCACACAAAATACGTGCTGCTTTATGCAAACCGACAATGTCTGAACAAGACATCAAATCACTTATTGAAGTGAAAAGTTTGACCACACCATCTTGCTTATTGGAATATATAAAAACTGCAGACCACCGTAGTTTTGCTGATTTGTCTAAAATTGCAGAATTGGCAAACGCACAAAGAGAAGACAATGCCGCCTATTACACAAGGCAGGATATTTGCTTTTCAATTGTTAAAAATTTGCCAGATGCGAAAAATTATTCTGAACTGAATATTCTGGAGCCATCAGTTGGAGTTGGTAATTTCTTGCCGACCTTGATTCAAAAATATTCAAGTGTCCCTGCGATAAACATTGATGTTGTGGATATTGATGCCGTAAGCATTGAAATTTTAAAAGAATTAGTAGATAAAATAAATATTCCTGCTAATGTGCATATTAATTACATCAATGCAGATTTCTTATTGTATGAGTTTGATAAAAGATACGATATTGTAGTAGGTAATCCTCCGTATAAGAAATTGACAAAAGAAAAAGAATTATTGTCTAAGTATAAATCAAACATCTATAATAAAGATACTAATAATATATTTTCATTTTTCATTGAAAAAGCAATGAAAATAGGAAACGTCGTTTCATTGATTGTGCCCAAAAGCTTGATTAATGCTCCTGAATTCAATTTGACTCGTTCATTGATGAAAGAAAAGAGAGTGACTCATATTATAGATTTTGGAGAAAAAGGATTTAAGGGAGTTAAGATTGAAACAATATGCTTCATTCTTGATACACAGAAAAAGCCAAGCAATACAATTGTCGAATCTTATATAACAAATACGGTATTGGAACATAAACAGGAATATTTAATGGATGACAAATTTCCATATTGGATAATTTATCGCAACAATGAGTTTGACGAAGTTGCCGATAAGATGGATTTCAACGTGTTCAAAGCATATAGAGACAGAGTCATTACCAAATCAATAACAAAGAGTAATGGAAAAATAAGGGTCTTGAAATCAAGAAACATAGGAAACAATGAAATTATCAACATTCCTGAATATGACAGCTATATTGATGATGTAACTGGTTTAGATGTCGCAAAATATCTGAATCAGTCAAATTGTATTCTATTGCCAAATCTTACATATAATCCACGGGCGTGTTTCTTGCCCAAGGGTTGTATCGCAGATGGCTCTGTTGCAATCTTGACATTAGTGAATGATGCTGATTCTGTTTCTAAAGCAGATTTGGCTTTTTATGCAACAGATAGCTTTACAAGGTTTTATGCAATTGCTAGAAATTTAGGGACACGTTCTCTTAATATAGATAATAACTCCGTTTTCTTTTTTGGGAAACTTAAATCTCAACAGGTATGA
- a CDS encoding tetratricopeptide repeat protein yields the protein MKRILCVIVSTLAVLLLFAGGCSVARRLDRRDVSAVLSHTPRALRVDARPEATATADTIEIRESAAADFGLTPVTVTRENGEETYHIEIEEIVVVAPARSLPERLGAVTVDFTVRLPAELSGADRRVVITPVLHREDGREPLGNIVLSGELFGRVQKRNTWQYARYLTLFQPDSVQAAQAYRRFVHHTPVTDVRADYPAHRNGEATYRFTQRIPTASAGRRLRLTLEGCVEALDGSRYPLPPSDTLVYHISSLLTFADTTARYVRHTFPVCSGNDALYPPQDTLTTVTPDTLYRRGTELLMSKKYIQALELLMPYGDLNTAVCLLSLGNDRRACELLQRLPPDDARVCYLLAIAYARLREEDKAFDAYQRACALDENLEYRAALDPELHSLIKNR from the coding sequence ATGAAAAGAATATTATGTGTTATCGTTTCCACGCTGGCCGTGCTCCTGCTCTTTGCGGGCGGATGCAGCGTTGCCCGGCGGCTCGACCGCCGTGACGTTTCCGCAGTCCTGAGCCATACGCCCCGGGCCTTGCGCGTCGATGCCCGACCTGAAGCGACCGCTACAGCCGATACGATAGAGATACGGGAAAGCGCTGCGGCCGATTTCGGGCTGACTCCCGTTACCGTGACCCGCGAGAACGGCGAGGAAACCTATCATATCGAAATCGAAGAGATCGTGGTCGTGGCACCTGCGCGTTCCCTGCCCGAACGCCTGGGTGCGGTAACGGTCGATTTCACGGTCCGCCTGCCCGCAGAGCTGTCGGGTGCGGACCGTCGCGTAGTCATCACCCCTGTCCTGCATCGGGAGGACGGACGCGAGCCGCTCGGAAACATCGTCCTTTCGGGCGAACTCTTCGGCCGGGTACAAAAGCGCAATACCTGGCAGTATGCCCGTTATCTGACGCTTTTCCAGCCAGACAGCGTGCAGGCGGCACAGGCATACCGTCGCTTCGTACATCATACGCCGGTGACGGACGTACGGGCCGACTATCCCGCACACCGCAACGGCGAGGCCACGTACCGCTTTACCCAGCGTATTCCGACCGCCAGTGCCGGGCGACGCCTGCGCCTCACGCTCGAAGGCTGCGTGGAAGCCCTCGACGGCAGCCGGTACCCGCTGCCACCCTCCGATACACTCGTGTATCACATCTCCTCGCTGCTGACATTCGCCGATACGACCGCCCGCTACGTGCGGCATACATTTCCCGTCTGTTCAGGGAACGACGCTCTGTATCCGCCGCAGGATACACTTACGACCGTCACACCCGATACGCTCTACCGTCGGGGTACGGAGCTGCTGATGTCAAAGAAGTACATACAGGCACTGGAGCTGTTAATGCCCTACGGGGACCTGAACACGGCCGTATGCCTCCTCTCGCTCGGCAACGACCGGAGGGCCTGCGAACTGCTGCAACGGCTTCCGCCGGACGATGCCCGCGTATGCTATCTGCTCGCTATTGCCTATGCCCGTCTCCGAGAGGAGGACAAGGCATTCGACGCCTACCAGAGGGCATGTGCACTCGATGAAAACCTCGAATACCGAGCGGCTCTCGACCCGGAACTTCATTCTCTTATCAAAAACCGCTAA
- a CDS encoding site-specific integrase — protein MRSTFKVLFYVKKGSEKPNGNLPLMCRLTVDGEIKQFSCKMDVPLRLWDVKNNRASGKSIEAQKINIAVDKIRVEVNRRYQELMQTDGYVTAAKLKDAYLGIGVKQETLLKLFDQHNSEFAKKVGYSRAKGTFQRYVTVCKHIREFLPHTYKREDIPLKELNLSFINDFEYFLRTEKKCRTNTIWGYMIVLKHIVSIARNDGRLPFNPFAGYINSPESVDRGYVTKEEIHTMMDTEMPDKTHELVRDLFLFSTFTGLSYSDVKNLTNDNLQTFFDGNLWIITRRKKTNTESNIRLLDVPRRIIEKYKGMTKDNKVFPMPSNTTCNKKLKTIAKLCGIKAHLTYHVARHSAATTILLSNGVPIETVSRLLGHTNIKTTQIYAKITAQKISQDMEQLSEKLGDMEKSICRSI, from the coding sequence ATGCGAAGTACCTTTAAAGTATTATTTTACGTAAAGAAAGGTAGCGAGAAGCCTAATGGCAACCTGCCTTTGATGTGCCGCCTTACGGTGGACGGAGAAATCAAGCAGTTCAGCTGCAAGATGGATGTGCCTTTGCGTCTGTGGGACGTGAAAAACAACAGAGCCTCGGGCAAGAGCATCGAAGCACAGAAAATCAACATTGCCGTTGATAAAATCCGGGTGGAAGTAAACCGCCGTTATCAAGAGCTGATGCAGACTGATGGGTATGTCACTGCCGCCAAATTAAAAGATGCCTATCTCGGTATCGGTGTCAAGCAGGAGACTTTATTGAAACTTTTTGACCAGCACAACAGCGAGTTTGCCAAGAAAGTAGGATACAGCAGGGCAAAAGGAACATTCCAGCGTTATGTGACCGTCTGCAAACATATCCGTGAGTTCCTGCCTCATACCTACAAACGTGAGGATATTCCTCTGAAAGAGTTGAACCTCTCTTTCATTAACGACTTCGAGTATTTCCTGCGCACTGAAAAGAAATGCCGTACCAATACTATATGGGGCTACATGATTGTGCTGAAACACATCGTTTCCATAGCGCGGAATGACGGACGTCTGCCTTTCAATCCCTTTGCTGGGTATATTAACTCTCCCGAAAGTGTGGACAGAGGATATGTCACGAAAGAGGAAATACACACAATGATGGACACCGAGATGCCCGATAAGACACATGAACTTGTCAGGGACTTGTTCCTGTTTTCCACGTTCACTGGCTTGTCCTATTCTGATGTCAAGAACCTGACCAATGACAATTTGCAGACATTCTTTGACGGAAACCTTTGGATTATCACCCGAAGAAAGAAGACCAACACGGAATCCAATATCCGTCTGTTAGATGTACCCAGACGTATCATAGAGAAGTACAAAGGCATGACAAAAGACAACAAGGTATTCCCTATGCCGAGCAATACGACTTGCAACAAGAAGTTGAAAACCATTGCCAAATTGTGCGGTATAAAAGCCCATCTGACCTATCATGTTGCAAGACATTCAGCGGCGACCACCATTTTATTATCCAATGGAGTACCGATTGAAACCGTAAGCAGACTGTTGGGGCACACCAACATAAAGACGACCCAAATCTACGCAAAGATAACCGCCCAAAAGATAAGTCAGGACATGGAACAACTCTCTGAAAAATTGGGAGATATGGAGAAAAGCATTTGTAGGTCGATATGA
- a CDS encoding helix-turn-helix domain-containing protein, whose translation MAQILFVLLPNNVKTQKSKFMFSERIKELRVQNQMPQRQLAAALDIDTATYCKIEKGERRAKKEQVSILSKLFNVNAEQLLTLWLADQVSAVVSSEQKIAPQALSLVVEALKRDI comes from the coding sequence ATGGCTCAAATATTATTTGTACTTTTGCCAAATAATGTCAAGACACAAAAGAGTAAATTTATGTTTTCAGAGCGTATTAAAGAGCTTCGTGTTCAGAATCAGATGCCACAGAGACAATTAGCAGCGGCTTTAGATATTGATACTGCGACTTATTGCAAAATAGAAAAAGGTGAGAGAAGAGCAAAAAAAGAGCAGGTATCTATTTTATCTAAATTATTTAATGTCAATGCTGAACAACTATTGACTTTATGGCTTGCAGATCAGGTGTCTGCCGTAGTATCAAGTGAACAAAAAATTGCACCTCAAGCATTATCTCTTGTTGTTGAGGCATTAAAACGAGATATATAA
- a CDS encoding site-specific integrase — translation MRSTFKVLFYLKKSRLTADGYPVMCRITVNGTQTAFSCKMTVPAECWDMAANRPKKSKNPRIIEINDYLDDIENRLKKHYRLLCEKTDYVTAQRVKDAYHGFGDDNKTLLEAYDYRLQQVQQDIGIGHKQGTYDKLSNDRKCLASFLKDKYREDILLKELDSEFIEIYYQWMLGVRSYHATTVFDRIQSLKCVLYIAVAKHWVSHHPFLDFHCRPAPAERTRLTDDEICRLMALDLRYHRQRAIRDMFIFCCFTGLAYADLRNLRYRDIIVNEAGVPCIYAKREKTGTEYRIQLLPIPLQLIEQYRGYPGKLSEDRIFPVKDCNSMIKTLKKLASRAGIDKNLSTHCGRHTFATTLTLAKDVPLKTVSVMLGHKHITTTEIYAKITASKMKNDMRRLEEHLSDTFILQQEAQPPKPYKSYYVKKGA, via the coding sequence ATGCGAAGTACATTCAAGGTTCTTTTCTATCTGAAAAAGAGTAGATTGACGGCCGATGGCTACCCAGTCATGTGTCGTATCACGGTCAATGGCACCCAGACAGCTTTCAGTTGCAAAATGACTGTCCCGGCAGAGTGTTGGGATATGGCGGCGAATCGACCGAAGAAATCGAAGAATCCGCGTATCATCGAGATTAACGACTACCTCGACGACATCGAGAATCGGTTGAAGAAACACTATCGTCTTTTATGCGAGAAAACCGATTATGTGACAGCCCAGCGTGTTAAAGATGCCTATCATGGTTTCGGGGACGATAACAAAACGCTGCTCGAAGCCTATGATTACCGATTACAACAAGTCCAACAGGATATAGGTATCGGTCATAAGCAAGGCACTTACGATAAATTGTCGAATGATCGTAAGTGTTTGGCGTCGTTTCTGAAAGACAAATATCGGGAAGATATATTGCTCAAGGAATTGGACAGCGAATTTATCGAAATCTATTATCAATGGATGTTGGGAGTCAGGAGTTATCATGCGACTACCGTGTTCGACCGGATTCAATCGCTCAAATGCGTATTATACATCGCCGTTGCGAAGCATTGGGTTTCGCATCACCCTTTTCTGGACTTTCATTGCCGTCCCGCTCCGGCCGAGCGGACACGTCTTACGGACGATGAGATTTGTCGTTTGATGGCTCTGGACCTCCGGTACCATCGGCAAAGGGCCATCCGGGATATGTTCATCTTTTGCTGCTTCACCGGCTTGGCTTATGCCGATCTTCGTAATCTGCGTTATCGGGATATTATCGTCAATGAAGCGGGTGTACCCTGTATCTATGCCAAGCGGGAAAAAACAGGTACGGAGTACCGGATACAGCTGTTGCCAATTCCGTTACAGCTTATCGAGCAATACCGGGGTTATCCGGGTAAATTGTCCGAAGACCGGATTTTTCCGGTCAAGGACTGCAACAGCATGATAAAAACGCTGAAAAAACTCGCATCCCGGGCGGGCATCGACAAGAATCTCTCGACGCATTGCGGGCGACATACTTTCGCCACGACGCTTACTCTGGCCAAAGATGTGCCGTTGAAGACGGTGTCCGTGATGCTGGGCCATAAACACATCACTACGACGGAGATTTATGCCAAGATTACGGCCTCGAAGATGAAGAACGACATGAGGCGTCTGGAGGAGCACCTGTCCGATACTTTCATTTTGCAGCAAGAGGCGCAGCCTCCGAAGCCATACAAATCCTATTACGTAAAAAAGGGGGCATAA
- a CDS encoding DUF6047 family protein, giving the protein MARIAGMFPFRRDRGEDTELFLLLDAAQKPLHAFRIVLPGRQDDPRRQEQWQRQYRRFVRRMLHRFGDRPLTELKIEAYRLGKERLRNTWPEDTDKYRKSLRGLRRQPTAQTLLLDAAYALAEGLPLPTDAAAHEKLIRRKGYREFLRTVPARLQGQAPQSGSVRITGVETAQGVLLFSETPLGRKARHSYLQHCADVYFDPRQNAGTLRLLAIDAPSAEVRALADNCIVRASRRDERSEECGLRYSQCDFSCERMLPGDSLPDAYCVEHYRMSPDFYAFDRFTKENMLLVGRKNYDIASLLYIAENGYAGHLAADYFHPFGYEGRFAALAEKIRDALEARADNPASHHDFGYEALQRQTRDIACDILAADYGIRSGRFEAEAERPEPRADVSDITPARSPGYRIPFGETAQNTGAETETLSPPPARRGPGRKSTKGHDKTIC; this is encoded by the coding sequence ATGGCCCGTATCGCCGGAATGTTCCCGTTTCGTCGTGACCGGGGAGAGGATACCGAGCTGTTCCTGTTGCTCGACGCCGCACAGAAGCCGCTCCATGCTTTCCGTATCGTCCTGCCCGGACGACAGGACGACCCCCGGCGGCAGGAGCAATGGCAGCGGCAATACCGCCGTTTCGTCCGCCGGATGCTGCACCGTTTCGGTGACCGGCCTTTGACGGAGTTAAAGATAGAAGCCTACCGACTCGGCAAGGAACGTCTGCGGAATACCTGGCCCGAAGATACGGATAAGTACCGTAAATCGCTGCGCGGACTGCGACGGCAGCCTACGGCGCAGACCCTCCTGCTCGATGCGGCCTATGCGCTCGCCGAAGGACTGCCGCTGCCGACCGATGCCGCCGCACACGAAAAACTGATACGACGCAAAGGGTATCGGGAGTTCCTGCGTACCGTACCGGCACGGCTGCAGGGACAGGCTCCGCAATCCGGCTCTGTTCGCATCACGGGAGTGGAAACGGCACAGGGCGTATTGCTGTTCAGCGAAACACCGTTGGGACGTAAAGCCCGTCATAGTTACCTTCAACATTGTGCCGATGTCTATTTCGACCCGCGACAAAATGCCGGCACGCTGCGTCTGCTCGCTATCGACGCTCCTTCGGCAGAAGTACGGGCACTGGCCGACAATTGCATCGTGAGAGCTTCACGGCGCGACGAACGCTCCGAAGAGTGCGGGCTGCGTTATTCGCAGTGCGACTTCTCCTGCGAGCGGATGCTCCCGGGAGATTCGTTGCCCGATGCATATTGTGTCGAGCACTACCGGATGAGTCCCGACTTCTATGCTTTCGACCGTTTTACGAAGGAGAATATGCTGCTCGTCGGTCGTAAGAATTACGACATCGCCTCTTTGCTGTACATTGCAGAAAATGGTTATGCCGGTCATCTGGCCGCCGATTATTTTCATCCCTTCGGTTACGAGGGACGCTTTGCGGCTTTGGCCGAAAAGATTCGGGATGCACTCGAAGCCCGTGCGGACAATCCCGCCTCGCACCACGATTTCGGGTACGAAGCGCTCCAACGGCAGACGCGCGATATAGCCTGCGACATTCTGGCGGCCGACTACGGCATCCGCAGCGGCAGATTCGAAGCCGAGGCCGAAAGACCCGAGCCGCGTGCAGACGTTTCGGATATTACGCCGGCCCGTTCTCCCGGATATAGAATACCGTTCGGGGAAACAGCACAAAATACCGGAGCCGAAACGGAAACCTTATCTCCGCCTCCTGCACGCCGGGGACCCGGACGCAAGAGCACCAAAGGGCACGATAAAACCATTTGCTAA
- a CDS encoding DUF6047 family protein: MFRFPATGPDFEEQTFGPQSVRSFGAVPDAAVRLRTAAYCRDKGLDPLSPDGSHMALCQDADYLHDLRYGPGINVIRCGMAPFPTVPLADCDGTCWLFASHEALRLFLQRQARDYFRQEYSMQRLALYDVAPLETGIRSALHRTRKKPGEGITIEQKVVLPYAIPHGVFDMAPDLEHYLRFVAQNGVGHLYVTPHNRRIVQLLHIREHGRLLPELFVPAD, encoded by the coding sequence ATGTTCCGTTTCCCGGCAACGGGGCCGGACTTCGAGGAACAGACCTTCGGACCGCAGAGCGTCCGCTCGTTCGGAGCCGTTCCCGATGCCGCCGTACGGCTGCGCACGGCGGCCTACTGCCGCGACAAGGGCCTCGACCCGCTCTCCCCGGACGGCTCCCATATGGCACTGTGTCAAGATGCCGATTACCTGCACGATTTACGATACGGCCCCGGCATCAACGTCATACGCTGCGGAATGGCACCGTTCCCGACCGTACCGCTGGCCGACTGCGACGGCACGTGCTGGCTCTTCGCCTCGCACGAAGCCCTGCGGCTCTTTCTCCAGCGGCAGGCCCGCGACTACTTCCGACAGGAATATTCCATGCAAAGACTTGCCCTTTATGATGTCGCACCTTTGGAGACCGGAATACGTTCCGCCCTGCACCGAACACGCAAAAAACCGGGCGAAGGAATAACGATAGAGCAAAAGGTGGTGCTGCCTTACGCCATCCCGCACGGGGTATTCGACATGGCTCCTGACCTGGAGCACTACCTGCGATTCGTGGCTCAAAACGGGGTCGGGCACCTGTACGTTACGCCCCACAATCGGCGCATCGTACAACTGCTGCACATCCGGGAGCACGGACGGCTGCTGCCCGAACTGTTCGTACCGGCAGATTGA
- a CDS encoding helix-turn-helix domain-containing protein has protein sequence MANMITVDSEEFRELIGWADRIEQNIAEAIKRMRPTIADEHYMNSEQLADKLHITTRTLQKLRDERTIPFTSVCGKFLYPESGIYEVLRKNYRDFKTWKRR, from the coding sequence ATGGCAAACATGATAACGGTAGATTCTGAGGAGTTCCGAGAGCTTATCGGATGGGCCGACCGAATCGAACAAAATATCGCAGAGGCGATAAAGCGAATGCGCCCCACCATTGCGGATGAACATTACATGAACAGCGAACAATTGGCCGACAAACTGCATATCACGACCCGCACCTTGCAGAAACTGCGCGACGAACGGACGATTCCATTCACTTCCGTGTGCGGAAAGTTTCTGTATCCCGAGTCTGGAATATATGAGGTACTTCGGAAAAACTACCGCGATTTCAAGACCTGGAAGCGTCGGTAG